One Ooceraea biroi isolate clonal line C1 chromosome 6, Obir_v5.4, whole genome shotgun sequence genomic window carries:
- the LOC113562150 gene encoding uncharacterized protein LOC113562150 isoform X2 gives MFTITASGQLRLKPNAVPIIFGPSSQLPMQNTDTLEKLTDPKEPMMETDSLIENEGNCSATVIQDDLASSKSDDSDTFEKPLILSQNKNGFVQVSQDWINKMETIFIRNEKLKRKLKYKLDVAQRKINRLQKQMQLSS, from the exons atgtttacaATTACTGCATCTGGTCAACTTCGATTGAAGCCAAATGCTGTCCCGATAATATTCGGACCCTCAtcgcaactgccaatgcaaaATACTGATACACTAG AAAAGTTAACAGATCCGAAGGAGCCAATGATGGAAACTGACTCATTAATTgaaaacgaaggaaattgTAGCGCAACTGTTATACAAGATGATTTGGCAAGCAGCAAATCCGATGATTCAGATACATTCGAAAAGCCACTTATATTGTCGCAAAACAAAAATGGTTTTGTACAAGTCAGTCAAGATTGGATCAATAAAAtggaaacaatatttattcgcAACGAAAAACTGAAACGAAAGTTAAAGTACAAATTAGATGTTGCGCAACGTAAAATCAACAGACTCCAGAAGCAA ATGCAGTTATCATCTTAG
- the LOC113562150 gene encoding uncharacterized protein LOC113562150 isoform X1, producing MFTITASGQLRLKPNAVPIIFGPSSQLPMQNTDTLAFLFFVFCTVEKLTDPKEPMMETDSLIENEGNCSATVIQDDLASSKSDDSDTFEKPLILSQNKNGFVQVSQDWINKMETIFIRNEKLKRKLKYKLDVAQRKINRLQKQMQLSS from the exons atgtttacaATTACTGCATCTGGTCAACTTCGATTGAAGCCAAATGCTGTCCCGATAATATTCGGACCCTCAtcgcaactgccaatgcaaaATACTGATACACTAG cttttttgttttttgtattttgtactgTAGAAAAGTTAACAGATCCGAAGGAGCCAATGATGGAAACTGACTCATTAATTgaaaacgaaggaaattgTAGCGCAACTGTTATACAAGATGATTTGGCAAGCAGCAAATCCGATGATTCAGATACATTCGAAAAGCCACTTATATTGTCGCAAAACAAAAATGGTTTTGTACAAGTCAGTCAAGATTGGATCAATAAAAtggaaacaatatttattcgcAACGAAAAACTGAAACGAAAGTTAAAGTACAAATTAGATGTTGCGCAACGTAAAATCAACAGACTCCAGAAGCAA ATGCAGTTATCATCTTAG